Below is a window of Glandiceps talaboti chromosome 15, keGlaTala1.1, whole genome shotgun sequence DNA.
GTGTGCAGACTGCCGCTAAGCTTTGCAGTCAACTATTGCATCTATTTGCTCAAAACCTGTAATGGCTGAGCAGTTAGCGTATTCACCTCTTACTAGTGCAGTCCAGGTTCCAACTTGCCAAGTATCAACTGGGTTTGATTCAAAATTAACTGTTCAAACAGAAGatgttttcaataaatttgATGTTCATTCAGCAAGGGTTGCAGTTGACTCCCTCTGTATACCAGTTCTGAGAACAAACTTTGAGGTAATCTTTTGTGACTGAATTCTGTAGTTTAGACCATTTCATCGAGTGGTAACAGTGCAATGAGAAGGGGTATATTCTATAATGTTCTATTGAAAGCTATCATCACACGTATATCAGAGCAGAGAAAACAGCACTGCAATTTCCATGAGTACACATATAGATAGAAACTTGAATATCTATGCATGCAATATAAGTAGAAATTAAAAATTTTGTCaagatgtaaacatttttttaaatctatatACACAAGGTTAGATTGTCCAATGTAGAGTGAGTGCTTGGTATAATTTTTTCATTGACACTGATATGCAAGAATATGCATATTCAACAGAACTAAatgaatttattatttattaaaaaattcATGATCATGAACAGTATGAAGTCACCCAGTATGCACGGTTACTTCAAAAGAAATCTGTTGAGTGTAGTGAAGGGTATCACTTGAAGCCTTCTGAAAGGTTCACTCTGATTGGTCAGAAACAATGAGACAAATGACATGTTGTGTATGCTTGCCAATCAGTGGAACTCTTCAGATGGCTTCACATCAgccttagtacatgtattgcaatGAACCATATAGGTACCGTACATACATGAATAGGTAACAGTTACACAAAGAGTTGCCTATTTATTTCAACAGGTTGGTAAAGTCTATAAAAACCTGAAAAACATTTGAAGTTTGTACATTCAGTCATTTCTTGTCAATTTAGACCAATAATGTaactcatcagatgtacaaatcTACCGGTgtcagtgtacattttatttgtatcaTCTCTTTGTGTCCTGTTTTTTCCTGCCTGCAATATAACCTACCAAAGTTTGATAATGCTATAACCTACCAGAGATCAATGTTTCTATGTACACATAAATGTAAGAATATTTTGAAACCTTTTGAATTTAGTTTTGTTGAAGCCATCCAATTGCCATTTGtggttgtgtacatgtaaattttgatgATACAATGGTTTATAGGAACACTCAGTTTATAGACAGAGAGGGCAGCAAACTAAATTTGTCCTACAACATACCAGTACCATTGATATAATCAATTgtccagttccaagatgcattgcatgaGACAATGTCACTTATGttgcttgttttgtctttattcacatttgaaataattaaatgatggaaagacatgttgatcTCTCtaattatgagtgattttatagaacaaagactacatgccatcaatgacagagaaggATTTCACTGGTAAATCCAGGTCAGATGACAACAATCCCTATGAGTAGTACATGCAAACCCTCCTCCacgtacagaatacatggctcTCTATGGGGAGACACATGATGCATTATGAAACTGACAAGGGTCTATTGAAAACTGTATATAAGCATATAGTAAAATTCTAGCTATACAGAGGCATGATGTGTATGTATCCTAACAAACTGTAAACACACCAGTCTGGGATTTTTCATTTCAGGACTTAACAACCTGTGACCACTACTAGTAATACAGCCATGGCTTCTTCTACTCATGGTGGAACTTTTCACTTTTAAAACCAAAttgattttgttacatttgttttttgataCCATTCAAATATTGTCTTCATACATTacaacatagtgtaaaatcagaatacggctgtcaggaactagactagtaatggCATTACATTCTGTATGCCTTGATACTATCTATGATTATAGAGTTTGAATCCATACTATCAATTACATTTGCTATAGAGCATTCTTGCCAGAGTATTTTTTCCACTCTCGTAGAAGAACTACTTTCTACTGGTACTCTGAAAGAGACTATGTGGATTTGTGACCCATAAAAGAGATTTAATTATACCTGGAGTTCAGACATAAACAAATCACAAAAGATAGAATTTCAAGATGCATATTTTTCTGAACAATATTAACATTTAGGGTTCGTAACTACTTCATCTGTCTGTTATTAATTTAGATTGTCACTTTCTTGTTCTTTTACTCAAACCAAAAAGTAAGATAAAACTTAAAAACCAATTTTGGTGCTAGGGGAATTAAAGTGAAAAGAAGTACTGTAGAGGGTATTTTTCGtcataatttatgtatgtattttgggTCAAATGGGGTATTACAAAGTTGCATTGTATAACTGACAGACAGCTTTTGTGTTAAATTGTCTGATGCATGCTTGGGTTATGAGAACTATTACTTTGGGATATGATGAGGCGAACATTGGCAAAgggtcaatattcaaattttataaatttcaaatttcacaatttaaaaGTATATGTACCTGAAGCACTTGCATGTCTTCGGTTTATTAAGCTTGTTAAGAATGTAATGAGCTGTACTTTGCAAGTTTGTATTTTGACAATGCTAGATGGCACTATGTATTGCATAACAATTTACTAGTATAACGGTTGTTTATGATTGACTAATGGCAAATGACCTATGTGATGTGTATAGTGTGTAAGGTATATCATGtcagggcgccctcatgcatTGGCCAACCACTTTCATAACATTGAGAATgcaacaacatgacatatcttgcAGTCCATGATGTGATATGGAAATAtgatataaatgaatgtataacTGCTTTCTTGATAATCTCTTTTACTCCAAGCAtggtgtatttttttattttccaatacATTGGACAGTCATCATGGTCTTGACTTTACCGGGTAAAATATAGTCATGGCAGAACTCCACATGTTACAGTAACCCATTTGGGATTACCAGACTGTTAGTGTTAGGAGCACTGCCTATGACTGTATTTGACAAGTCTAATTTGATATGCTGGTGATGGTTTCAACATGCGTCCACTGATTTGCTGAGTCACTTTCAAAGTATGGCTCAGAAGTGGTTGCCATACAAACATTATAGCAACTTATCTTGTAGACCTCCAAAGACTTTTGCAAGAATGAAGACCTGGTACTTTTAATGTTTACAAAAGATTTCTGTTGTCAAAAAATGAGTACCTGGTGCTTCTGTATATTACACACATTATGATTGGACAGCAGTAGATATTGGGTACTTACAGGTATTTCTGTTGGTTAGCACATGGTGTACACAATCATGATGGAAATAATACACTTTTACTGAAATGGAACTTTCTTACATCCCAGTagttaaataaaacataccaGAATTGTCATCTGTAGACATTGTTCAATTCATTGCATTGTAAATAAAGACAAGCTATCACTCACAAACTGCAGAATGTTGAGATGTTTcttgcatacatgcatatgatGTATACTTAAAGGCAATGTGAAGCTActacaaggttgccactgattggaaaaCATACAGGCAACAGATTTGcttgttttctaaccaatcggAATGAACCTTGTAAAGTGCTTCACATTATCTGTATACTTTAACACAAAGAGTACCATGTATATGCTGATCAGATGCTGATGGCTTATGTCAGTTATGTATACCACaacaattgtgtatttataATGTGCCTGTTCTCTTGAGAGCTCCAGGCActaacaattattacccctggcatgaaTCTATAACAGCACAAAagccctttatacttcatcTCCCTTGAGAACATACAGTCCATGTACAGAACTAACCCATTGAATGAAACATGCATACTTACTGAATCCAGGATGCGAATGACCAGAAGACAACAACAGGGCAGTAAtcacaatttgtaaataaaaaaaattatttaaattatttcaataaaaaatgcTTGTACAATTCTtagaaaattaattttcaataaaGAACACTGGATCCTACATCAGTCAAATTAAAGTTAACTAAAAATTCAACACGGTTTTAAAAGCACACATTTATTCACCAAACTAAAGTTATTTCAAATCAGCAGGCatttatatgatatgtatgtttatatttttgcaTTCCACAGAGTTGTATCTTATAGAGTTTtaaaaaacatgcaaaaataATTTCTAATTTGTACCAAAAAAAAGTTTTCAGCCACACGTTACAAAAATGTTTTAGAGAAATCTTTCAAGCAATAGTGTCAAGGCTCAACTTGTGTAGGAcggaggttaaaggtcaaaatgTCCACTGCAggcattaccatggaaacagtggTAATCCATTCAGCATGTGCTAATGATGACTAAACAGAAGTGCAGCAGTTACTGCAAAAAGCATGTGAATACACAAAACTGGTGTTGAAATAACAACCTTCTAGCTACTTCAAAAGCTTTTCTCAAAAAACAATTACAAGCTCAGCGTTAAAAAAAATCCTTTGGATAGCTACGCATTGTTCagtgtgtgtacacacactGCTTGGCTATATAGACCACAATGTGACATATCTTGAATTGAATACATGATTAGTCAACACCATGGACCGACCAGTCCACAGCAATAGTCGATAACTGAATGTACTGTATGCCCATAGCTAAGATAAAAGATGTTGTATCCGTATATATATAGAAGTAAATGAAAGTATAAATCCGTATTATAGAACATACTGTTTGTCACTGTGTCCTAGCAATGAACACATTTTAcgtacaaaatatacatcagATGGGGATAAGCTAATATTAGGTACACATATATATAGGTAGCTTCATGAATCATGAATTAGTAAGTCATGTCTTTCAAAATAAGTGAATTAAAAATGACACAATACTGGGGTACAGATTTAAGCTGTCATGCTTTTACTGAAATAGTGTAtgacataatacatatataaagaTGGAAGTCCacatatttgtaatatatgtaaagtCAGTGAGTTATCGATTTGCAAAAACCCACTGAAGTCGTGATCAATACCTTGCAATGACTTTTACTGTTGTTTGCTGCTGTCATTCAAAAGCCATAAAGTATGAAATTGTTGACATAAAGTTTTTCCTAACCCATAAATAATGTAACTACTACATACAAATATGTCTATCTGGTGGGTGGGGACTTAGATAAATAAcaccaaataaaaaacaacttGAAATCTATATGATAGAGAAAAGAAtatcatataaatttataaatttggACGGTCTTGGCAGAATGTGTTTTCTCTTATCCATTGTGAGGTTTTTCTTTTATATTGCTGATACATTAAATTTCAGATACGATAAACTAAGATTTAATCTTAAAACTGAATTCAAATTCTGGACCATTAATATTTGGATATCTCTGATAATTTTTAGTGATTTGTTTCATCATAGTGGCAACCCTATCTCGATCATAGCTATTCAGTGGGCGTCTACTCATTGATGTTGATCCACTGTGTTGAGAACTCAACCCTGATCTTGTGGATGTACCTGTACTATGGGAACGGAGTAATACATGTGCGTTGCTAGGATACAGTGACGAAGATATGTCATGAGAGAGATGCATGTAAACTTCACTCTGTGGTCTTTTCCCTGGTGCCGGGAATTTCTTCTGTTGTACATCAATGATGTTTTTACACTTAAACACCAGAGGTCGATCATGAGGATTTCTCTTTCCTGATAACACTCTCTGGATAACTTCATCCGGTAACCTAGGTAATGTATCACTGTATTCTGAATCTTCCTCATCTTCAAGAGGAACAAGCTGCCTTGTGTTGTTAGTTTCTGCATGTTCTTTGACTGGTGACAGCTGGTAGGGTTTATACATCTGTTTAGGAGGAGAAGGAGGAGGGGCAATGGACCTGTAACCTGAACCATCCTCTCTGACCACCATTTGTCTGTTATCTCCACCATTCATTCCTCTCTGAGTAAATGTCCTATCCTGTCTGGCAGCACTATTTGGCTGGTACAGTTGCTCCTGTTTCTTAGTTTTGCTTGGTTTCTGTTCTTTTCTCTTGTCCTTGGGTGATTTTATCGGTGCAGAAGGTGGCTTAGGGAGTTGTTTCCTCTCCAACCAACTACTGAATGCTTGTTCAGACTGGTAATTTCTCTTTTCAAGTTCAACTTCATTGTCTCTTTCAAGTTCCTCATCTTGATGCTGTTTCAAGGACATCAATTTGTTCATCTCCCGGGCTTCATGTTCTTTCTCTTGTCGCCACATCTCAGTGGTTAGGATCCTTTGAATGAAAACATATTCTTAATTAATCTCTGATGTTTACAGCTCAAATTTCACCAAAACATTATGTCAAtgattcatttcatttgaagcAGTGATCTTCTGAAGCTAACATAAACGAGATATTCCATCTGTATTTTAATTCGGTTTAACAGTCATATCATAATCAAACATCTACAAATCATACAGCTACCAGTACTTTCTTTGCCTCATTCATTACTCTACTATTATCAgtaataattagttcttgtatcaATTATCAAGTTCTAATTACTTAGGAGTAACGTTTCGCCTGTTCAGTTTgacagactttgtcaaactTTCCATTTGCTGGCTTTGCAGCTCGTGATACAAGAATTAATTTTTTCTCTATGTTTTACTGACCTGATGAACactctactatactactacatgtaaatgtaaagtGCATGtccttcaaaaaatgtaaatatttgctCAATAATCAACTTATGGGATAGGTAAATAGAGAACTTGAACCACAAGTACTTTCCCCGTTTGGCCCAGAAAGTTAGTGACCATCAGGTGTAAAAGCAGTGTTCTGAAACACTTAGGAATTTAGTGTACCCTGGTAGTCCTCAGGTACCGTTTAAGAGCTTTGACTTGGCTTAACTCAAAGTCATGTTGCCATTTTAATCACAATGATGACCAGGTACACCTGGCAACCATAATTCATAACTACTGCACAGAGACTGAGCTATGTACAATCTAGGTATAGTAATAACACTGGTATCAACAGACTATTGCACTGCAATACACTCACAGAATATTATCATCTCTATGGCAACACTGAGTTTATTTGCCACGATGATTCATGTATTTGATCAATTCAAATGATGTACAGGCATCTACAGTATTGCTTATATTTCTAACGATTCAAGTGAAGGAATCTGCTCATTCATCTTTACCCAATTGCAACCAATGTTTtccattacaaaaaaaaactaagcATGCAATAATACAGGAATGGAATTGTATAAACACTGGACAGGTATATCTTCCACAACTGATGAAATATGTTGGGcaaaaatattttcaccatGCTCAAAGAAATTCATTTGAAAGTGTTTTGtcatataattttgttttaagaGAACCCCCACCCACCCTGTTATATATCAACATAGTCATTCTTTTCTTATGTGACACTATAaatttgtctctctctctctgagtaattgtatttcttttctctattttttttttttttttttttttgagtttcatgGCCTGAGGCCCACACTTGCAATAAAGACATATTTCGTACCTGGCACATTCTCTGTTACCCCATAATTTGGCATAGTCTAAAGGtagatgacctttgacatcttGGGAGTCTATAATAGCACCAGCATTGATGAGAGCCTCTAGACACTTGACAGTTCCCTCAATAGCAGCTTGGTGTGCTGGAGTTAAATCATCGTCATTAAATCTGCAGAGAAATTGACAACACATCAGTACATGTAGCCATGGGGCGTAACTTCAGTTTGACGTCCTGGGGTCAAATAATTGCTATCAAAAGCAAAGAGACATGAAAAACGGGAAATCATGAAAAGTGAATGCAGCTAAGATCACAGACCTCGGTAttaccatggaggtaggaaggacttTTATACACCCAGGCTTTCTTTGCACTGCATTAAATCTTGTCTAGCCGCAACTAAATTGTTAGATTGGATAGGATGATATATTGAGCCTTCTTACAGATCAATGGCTGAAATATAAGCTGACACCCAAGTCCTATTTGAGAAAGGCTATAAAAGACAAACTCATTGTTTGTCATATATCTAAATGCCACTACCAACAAAGTGTGTTTGTTCTCAGTGCAAACAAGTCTTTTTAGGAGTTTCACgcatgaaattttttttagcCTAGAGACATTTAGGATTTCCTGGTTTAAATAGAAACACAATCTAAATCTTTGCACTAGTATTAACAGTTCATGTTTTTGGTATGTGACGTATCGTAGTAACTGTGTAATGTTTAGGGTCAGAGACTGTACGTACCTGataaaagaaatatgttacACAATCTAATTCAAAACAATgggtctttttttttattgtttcaaCATCTGCTACAGTGCTAGAACGAAACAACTGCTTAATAAATACTAGAAATCAACAAACTTAAATAAAATTtgtttgaataataataatattatggaTATACATCTGTATGCTTAGGAAATACAAAGTCCCGGCATTTGTCTTttgaaaaaatactaaaatagttTTCTATACAATGCATTCTATTCCTCTTTAGCACCAAGtagtttcccgccaaaattgctTATGGCCAAAATTGCTTTACTATTAATTTTCTGCCCAACTTCAGTTTGTTTTAgattcatacatatatttaaagaTTATTTATGGATTGTGTCAAACTTGTGGATTACAAGTGATTACCCTTTATCCAATCAAATACAAGAACTTAATCCCCACATTTTTATTCATACATCTGGTAGTCACTAGTGGAATTTTGCCTATTCACCGACTACTTTTGCTTCCAAAA
It encodes the following:
- the LOC144446596 gene encoding uncharacterized protein LOC144446596; its protein translation is MEISDTGSSTAPGSAKVQHSKLGTGRGKQTQAPPGSGRVRIVRKNSKLESDEFMAAAIGDTAWLKQSLRDGRNATTFDKNGLAAIHLAALHGRLDSLKLLIEKYGVDVNLPSSTGWRPIHLAINNRNGKRALQCVSYLIEKEADPSVFNDDDLTPAHQAAIEGTVKCLEALINAGAIIDSQDVKGHLPLDYAKLWGNRECARILTTEMWRQEKEHEAREMNKLMSLKQHQDEELERDNEVELEKRNYQSEQAFSSWLERKQLPKPPSAPIKSPKDKRKEQKPSKTKKQEQLYQPNSAARQDRTFTQRGMNGGDNRQMVVREDGSGYRSIAPPPSPPKQMYKPYQLSPVKEHAETNNTRQLVPLEDEEDSEYSDTLPRLPDEVIQRVLSGKRNPHDRPLVFKCKNIIDVQQKKFPAPGKRPQSEVYMHLSHDISSSLYPSNAHVLLRSHSTGTSTRSGLSSQHSGSTSMSRRPLNSYDRDRVATMMKQITKNYQRYPNINGPEFEFSFKIKS